The region GTGCTCAGGCAGTCTGTGGTGTCCTCTATGGGCAAGGTCTTATTCTGATGATAGACAAAAGGGAAATGAAAGAAGATGTAAAAATGGCTTCCATTTGGATGAGAGGACAATGTGAGAAAGTCCTCTACACTTTACTGCACTGCCTGCGCCAAAATGTTCTGCCACAAGGTGGCGACAAAGCAGGGCAAAAAGCATGAGGACTGTGCAGCTGCTATGCTGGAAGGCGTTCATCCCCAGCACGCCCTCTACATATGGCACGAACCTCTGAAGTCTTTCTCCGTGTGGCGTGCGGCCCATCAGGATGCATTGAGGTGTAAAGTTAGCAAAAGGCTGCTGCCTCGCCcgtaaaactgtgttttgacAGGAGAAGGCGGATGTTTCACACAGCAGTTCAACATGGCCGCCTGAGGTGAAGACTCGAGTGTACCATGGAAGtatatggttttgttttttttcttacaagcACAGCAAAAACAGACTGTACATAGAGACACACAGTAATTCGGATCTAATCTATATAGAGGGCTCTGTTCTTCTATTCGCTTTATTGAGCTTCACTTCTGTGCTGACAGACTCTACTTTACTCTACTGACTCTACTTTAGTTACACCCAGATGTCTTGACAATGACCACGTCTACGACTAAGACCCCCACAGTGAGGGAAACAGGACTCCCTTTTATACTGGTCATTGTAACTTGGGTTAGCCCCTCTTTAGATCCCAAAAGCAGTTAACAACCCAGTCCTTTCATTTGCTCTCAGGTTAGCAGGAGACATCTAGTACTCTTGTTTCTTTAATTTCTCTAAataaaaatcattattttatttttttgttttttgcttggtCGCCCCACACTTGGAGCAGCTCTATCCCCCATCAGCTGGGGCCTGCTTACTGTCATATATGAAAGTTTCACTGCAAATTAATACAGTAGAATTCAAGAAACTTGCTAAAGTGGTTAGTCtacagcaggggtgggcaactccaggcctcaagggccggtgtcctgcaggttttagatctcaccctgggtcaacacacctgaatcaaatgattagttgattaccaggcctctggagaacttcaagacatgtcgaggaagtaatttagccatttaaatcagctgtgttggatcaaggagtcatctaaaatctgcaggacaccggcactcgaggcctggagttgcctacccctggtctACAGTGCTGTGTTGACATGGCTGACTGGTGCAGAGCAGCTGTGGTGTTCCTGGTCAGTGTTAGGTTACACTAAAGACATCGAGTTAAATTTAAAGGGATGATGCTGATCAGATTCACTCACTGAATTACAGCTGGTAGAATTATCCTCCAAAGAGCTACATTTGACTTTTATCCAAAAAATGGGGTAATACTACCAGAAACCTTGTCTGCATTGAATACTTTTGGTCTTTTACTCATTGTTGAGGATGAATTGTGTCACCACTACTTTATTCAATATTATTGATTGGAATGTTGTTCTTGGAAATGTGGACTAAGCCATAAACACATGTAAGCAGTGAGTGGATGACGTGTACCTCTGAGACAAACTTGGTGGTGGCGTTACTCAGAGTCTTCAGCATTGGTGTTGCTTCGGCGTAGAACAGCGACATCCTGTTTGCCATCTCGTTGTTAACCTCGTTCTCCGCTTCCAGCTGCGCGCCGAAACAAAACAGATGTCACACTTAAAACAAACGTTTGTTTTCAGACGATCCGATAATCATGTCACACAGCTGGTGAAAGGAGAGCGTAATGATGGAGGCAACCCTGGTGTTAATTTGTATAACTCGAAAGTTAGATGAAATATTGATTGTACACGTCTTTGCGTCGTTGGAAGGAAACGGACACCCCCACTTCATTAATGATTAAAGAGGGGAACTGAAGCCGCGCTGAACCATTTGATCATGTATGCAGTGCAAACAGCCGGAGCCAGGCCTGCCTCACCTGCTGGTTGTTCAGCCTGTTCCTGCTTATGGTCCTCCTGTAGTAGCTGAAGTCATTCTGAATGGCTGGATTTGTCATCTGCACGGCGAGAGAGAAGGTGGCATTTAGTTTCACAAAGGCTGCTCAACGACCGTATTGATGTTTCAGTACAGTAAAGGTCAGCATCTGAGGGCTGTAattagaacaacaacaacaaagatttCCTTCACCTTTAGTTCATCGAAGCTGAGGGTGAAATGGAGGATCTCGGCAAACTGCTTGGCCAAGGCCTGCTCTCTCTCCAGGTGCTGCATGGGAGCATACGGCGGGCTCGTCAGCGCCTCCAGCAGGCTGCGCAAGGCGTTCTCTGCAAATGGATCCAAGTCAGAAATTCATCCAGTCCAGCTAGGACCTGGCTGTTTTATCTTAGTTTGGTCAGATTTATGTAATCCTCTCTAATCTAGCCAGgatctgagtgtttcttcttttttctttctctaaaaTACATACAATTAATCATCGTTGTCATCAATCTCTTCCACAACGTGTCTTTTGTCTTATCTACCTCCCCTCAACCCCAACCAGTCACACCacatggccgcccctccctgagcctcgtTTTtctagaggtttcttcctgttaaaagggagtttttccttcccactttcgccaagtgcttgctcaaaggggggttgtttgattgttggatgttttctctgtattattgtattattCAGGTGTCCAAAAATTTAGAATTGGAGCCAAACAGTTGGTCTGAGAAATAAAGCTTGAGAGGAAGTGAAAGTATGCGAACGGAAAAGCTGCTTTCCTAAAAGGAAATCATTACCAGCGTGTCTTCTACATTTTGCATGAgcctttctctgtctttctctgatGTGTGTCCCGTTAGGATGCACAAAGGTGTAAATTTAGTAAAGGACTGCTGCCTCTACACTGAAATCATTTTTGACAGCAAAGGAAagaatttctttatttatttctttatgcaACAGCTCAGCGTGGGCACCTGGGACAAGGGGTCAAGTTTATCACGGTATAAACACCAAAATGGCTTTATCACAGCAGAAAGAACGTTTGAAGACTGCGGTTCGGCAGACAGGCCACTTGTGGCTGGCAGCTCCCACAAACACTATATGCTATACACAATTTGACAGATCTATACTATTTGCAGTCTCGTGACCTAAGAGGACATGCAAGAAGTTTTATGTTCCATACTTTTACTCTTTGCATAAAGTTCCAAAATTGAATTCAACAAACCAACAGGTTTCGTCACAGTGGCaatttccatcttttatatacagtcagtGGAGCCACGGGATTTGAAACAGCATGTCTGTTGCATTTTTAATGTTGCATATTTAGCTACACTTCGAGGCAGAGCTCTCAGGGAGCAGTTTCAGTTTGTAGGTCGTGAGTGAGATGATTAGAGGCAGATCAGTCCaacattttatgtatttatttttttggaagCAAATGCAGTAGTACCTCCCTGAACTGGTAAACAGACATCGGTCGTGATGGTGAACATGATGAATGTTTTTCTGCTTAGCATGAAATCCAAAATACCCACTTGCATGCTCTCCTTGCTATTGTCTTGCTAGTTTCACTTTCATTAAGGCTCTCAGCAGGATTTTATTTGCCCTCAGTGACCACAGGCTTAACAGAGCGCTCCTTGCTAAAACAAAGACTGCATGTTGCATGTTCACAGATCAAGCTACAGCTGCTCACACAGCCTGAGTGTGGCTGTGACTGCAGAGGCAGTGGCCATGGTTATCCCACCCGTGTCATCCATGATGTTAAACTAAGTCTGCAACAAATCACACTCCATAGCCGGACTCCAGAGGCTGTACGTACAGTGGTGTTGATGCCTCAGAAGCAAAAGCTCCTGGGGCTCCATCCCTTCCTCTGCATTAAAAATGCACGAGTGCCTTCTATAAATACAACATGGAATTGTTTCATCTGAGGCCCTGGGCTGATACCCCAGTCTCGCTCCTGCCGAGAGCACAGAGTGCACGATCTCCATCCTCTGACAGCTTATAGAGATGCAGCAGCTGTTAATGTTAAACTGGACCTCTCCACCCCTTACTTCCCCCTTTGATCAAATAACTATAAAGCAAAAGGTGGTGCTGGGACATACTGCCACCCTTTCTCTTCAGCATGATGGAAGTATGTGATCTCTATTGTACTGAATCTCATAGCTACATTAGCCGCCAGACATTATCATCAATTATTGGCCAGCTCCCATTGTATGGTAATCTGAGAACACAATGTCCCTGAGACTGAAAGTATTATTGGAAGGCAGCGCAGAGGCGGCAGCTGAACTCTATTTCTCTGCTCATACTCCTCTCtctactctctctctttctctccgcGCTGGACCACTGTGGACCACTGTTTCCGTAGCAACGGCTGCCTGGCTGCTGCTGGGTCAGGATGCTGCAGAGATGGCTGAGAGGACATCATGGagtatgaatgtgagtgtgtgtgtgtttgttgaggaATGCTGTCAAGCCTGGAAAGGCACAATGCTGATGGAGCTCTCAGCAATGCCAAGGCCCATTTTTATCACTTTAAACGGACCTCCTTCCTGTTTAAGGTAACATATGCGGCGTGGACACTTTTGACTGCATTCATCAGTCAGTCTTAACAGGATTTATCACATCCTGAAATTGCTGAAAAGATgccaattttaaaaaaacaacaaaagaaaaagcagtaTAATAGCTAGTGCTGTAGTACGATCAGCTCTAGCCTGTGCAATGAAGCACAGATGCTAAATACCAAAACAGCTGTTTCAAACTGAGATAAACAGAGGACAGAGACTTTAATCTGAGGGGTGCACCCATCACCTCATCTCCACTCATTTTCCTGCCTTCTTCTGGCTCTGCAGCACATCCACCCAGCTGACAACCCTGCTTCGCTCATAAATGAGCAGCTGACAGCAAATGCCGTCTCTTTAGATTTTAGGTTCATGTTACAGATGCTTTCAGCTCCAACATGGCCACCAGAGATGGGGTTACATCACTCTCTGAAATGCTTTCATAGACTGCAACGGCCACACTCACCCAGTCGGAGGGAGAACTCGTAGAACCGCTTCAGCTTGGCCACCAGAGGGCACACTGCGTTCCAGGCCTTCTCCTGAAGAGCGAGGTCGCCCGGGTTCTGGATGGCCTGCAGCCCAGTAACAGACAgatgttacttttaaaaaccttGCCATCTTTTTTGTTCCCTGTCCTTTCCTCTGACCAGTGATCTCACACACAGTATCACACACTCAAATTGGCCTCAAATAATCTCACCTGATCAATATGATAAGAAAAAGTATAAATGGTTTATATTTCTTTGCATCAACAAATaacaatcaataaataaatcaaatcaaaacatgTTAATCCCAACTCTCAATTTCTTTacactgaaagaaaacaacaacaattattTGCCCTCATAaacattaaataattattttgggtaaaatgtaactgaaatgtataaaatcaagcatttATTTCTTcaaattattattcatttttaattagtCATTCCTCGAGTTTCATTAAAGCCAATGTGCCTTCTATGTTGTACTCctataaaaaaaattagagGTAAAATTTACATGTAATCAAATTTGTCAAAGTCAGCATTGTGTGGATATATATATTCGTTTTGCGCCTACTTTTGGTGTAAATCTTTAAATAGGgcacaaaaacattttgcagAGGCTAACTCAGTGCTTAAAGCTGTTTAAACAAGAGGAAATTGGTGCATTTGCTCAGAGCTATTTTCAGCAGCAAATCAATACATATCAGCTCCATAATAAGCCCTTATGACTGTCATTATTTGTTTTCCTGTAAATTATTCTATTGAATATATAAGACATATAATCCTGTTGTGACGGCACTTTCTTTTGCCAGCAGATATccccaattttttttaaaaagaaagaactaTGAGTTTTTCTAATTCTCTGAGCCAAAAAGTGCCACTCGAACAGCTTTACTGTTCTGTCTCTATCCTGATGGTTTTtacacaatcagctgttcatatAGCCCTTCAAAGCCTGATTTATGGCCCCTTTCATTGCTAAAACACAGTGAAAATTGACTTTTTAATGGCTGTTATGGAGTGATAAACACAGATTTCCAAAATCCctcctgcaaaaaaaacccttttattCCAATTTGCCAACAATATGAAAGAAGACTTTTTGAACCCGGATCATCTAAATGTTCCCATTTCTGTCCTGGAAAAGTGTGCAAACTGACACATATTTAGTCAAGATTAATATTTCACAAATGCCtcagtgtaaaaaaaatgcagagcAGGATATCTGTTGGTTGCATGTTATCACTAAAGATATATTTCTAGTTATCTTTACTCAGGTTTGGTAATAATACTCTCCTCAGTTTCTCTCTGCTGTGGAATTAATAATACATTATCTTCTCTATAGCCCCCGGCATACAGTATCTGTGTCCTCAGAGTTAGGATGCAAGGAAAGGAAATGATTCAGCACTTATAAATGTAGTTATCCTGACAGCTAAGCTATCAGCAGTGGTTCTCATTAATgtttctgaagacagttaattGTGTGCCATGTGATCATCAGGACCAGTGTACCAGCTTTGTAGCTGATTATATTTATGGAAACGACATATTGCATGAAATGTTTCTGGTGTTTCTGCTTGGATTTAGATTCGGTGCCTGCTGCACGGCAGAATTCCAACCCTGGCATCACACATGAGCGCTAGTTTCCCCATGCTGCAGTGGGGGCTCGACTGATTCATGCTCACTTCTCGTATCTCCTGGCCCGCTCCGTTGTAGGACTGCAGCTCGGCCAAGATCCCGTGAGCCTCCTCCAGCACGGCGCTGACCTGGTTCCACACGGCCGTCTCTGCCTCTGTGGGCTGGGCATCTGTGAGGGCAGGGAGGGAAGAAGGACGGGGAGTGGGAAGTGAAAGTGTCATGACGGGATGAAAATATCAAGAGCAGAGGTGATGGGatacagagaggagggaggaaagGGAGAGCGAGTATTAGTGAGGAGCTTAGATGATGATGTCCTAGAAGGCCAGATAGAAACCTGAGATTAGCAAAGAATTAGAAAGACAACGAGTAATCATTGCATGTGTAAATATCTAAGGTTAAAATCTGGCCAATAAACAACCTACAGGTAGAACAATAACAGGACACTCATAGAGCGCTCTGTCACACAGCGAGGTTTGTGGTTACTCATATAACAAGTCGGCTTCGTGTCAGGGAAcagagttttgcattttgatggGCTGCAGTCGCTGTAAAAGCAACCATTCATGTCCACTGCCCATTCAGCATAAATGTACCAAAGACTGGGTAGGTGTAACAGCAGAATCAGACTGATGTAATAGTCTTATAGATTTTTCTCACTCTCCTTTTCCCTTTACACGTCTgtgaaatgatttttttaatgactgttAAGTTTAATTGTGAGAAAAAATAAGCAGCAGAGAGGGAAACCTCTGGGCATGCTCAGTCTTTATCTCAGTTTTTTTCCAGTCATAGTTTTTGCTTCGTTCATGTatgcacgcagg is a window of Maylandia zebra isolate NMK-2024a linkage group LG22, Mzebra_GT3a, whole genome shotgun sequence DNA encoding:
- the fam49al gene encoding CYFIP-related Rac1 interactor A isoform X2, giving the protein MGNLIKVLGKDLENCPHFFLDFENAQPTEAETAVWNQVSAVLEEAHGILAELQSYNGAGQEIREAIQNPGDLALQEKAWNAVCPLVAKLKRFYEFSLRLENALRSLLEALTSPPYAPMQHLEREQALAKQFAEILHFTLSFDELKMTNPAIQNDFSYYRRTISRNRLNNQQLEAENEVNNEMANRMSLFYAEATPMLKTLSNATTKFVSENKTLPIEDTTDCLSTMACVCRVMLETPEYRCRFTNTDTMLFCMRVMVGVIILYDHVHPVGAFAKTSKIDMKGCIKVLKEQPSNSVEGLLNALRYTTRHLHDDSTSKQIRALLQ
- the fam49al gene encoding CYFIP-related Rac1 interactor A isoform X1; translated protein: MGNLLKVLACAELEHGPIVFLDFEHAQPTEAETAVWNQVSAVLEEAHGILAELQSYNGAGQEIREAIQNPGDLALQEKAWNAVCPLVAKLKRFYEFSLRLENALRSLLEALTSPPYAPMQHLEREQALAKQFAEILHFTLSFDELKMTNPAIQNDFSYYRRTISRNRLNNQQLEAENEVNNEMANRMSLFYAEATPMLKTLSNATTKFVSENKTLPIEDTTDCLSTMACVCRVMLETPEYRCRFTNTDTMLFCMRVMVGVIILYDHVHPVGAFAKTSKIDMKGCIKVLKEQPSNSVEGLLNALRYTTRHLHDDSTSKQIRALLQ